A single Saccharolobus shibatae B12 DNA region contains:
- a CDS encoding glycosyltransferase, translating into MEDLSALVIMPPISFSSEAKTAIAFSNVLSEYGFVNQYGIFFEKDSISNIIRLAPELSNSFNIVDSKLNMIKGPIFSGIIDYIIANLAKLIKKVDISVNLYYTEIPLGLDIAYVIYPPSVMYYKGLLYTKYGKLRRIYLDTNIYFLKKVANSEKLVCSSYYIQSIMKENFGYNCSVIYPPIISYKRFPDLEKENLVIGIGKYVEPKHWDEFIQIAKKVRRVNNKIKFKIIGGLNYVRSSMKYFEYLKSIAGDDVELLTDITEEEKWKLINKAKIILHCMRNDNISLGVEEAMAAGVVPVVFRATGSWTDITKEGKYGFSYTSIDEAANIILDLFNDENLFNKMSKLSIERAEEFSYDTFKSRLFDILKSIT; encoded by the coding sequence GTGGAAGATTTAAGTGCATTGGTAATCATGCCTCCAATCTCGTTTAGCAGTGAGGCTAAAACTGCAATAGCGTTCTCTAATGTACTTAGCGAATATGGATTCGTAAATCAATATGGAATTTTTTTTGAGAAAGATAGTATTTCCAATATAATTAGATTAGCACCAGAGCTTTCTAACTCATTCAATATTGTAGATTCAAAATTAAACATGATAAAAGGCCCTATATTCTCTGGAATCATTGATTATATTATAGCAAATTTAGCTAAACTAATTAAGAAGGTTGATATAAGTGTTAACCTATATTATACTGAAATACCGTTAGGTCTTGATATTGCATATGTAATTTATCCACCATCTGTAATGTACTATAAAGGTCTCTTATATACAAAATATGGCAAATTAAGAAGAATTTATCTAGATACTAACATTTATTTTCTAAAAAAAGTAGCCAATTCAGAAAAACTGGTTTGTAGTTCCTATTATATACAATCAATAATGAAAGAAAATTTTGGATATAATTGTTCTGTTATCTACCCACCTATAATAAGTTACAAGAGATTTCCTGATTTAGAAAAGGAGAATTTAGTCATAGGAATTGGAAAATACGTTGAACCCAAACATTGGGATGAGTTTATTCAGATAGCTAAGAAGGTTAGAAGAGTTAACAATAAAATCAAATTTAAAATAATAGGTGGTCTAAATTATGTTAGATCTTCTATGAAGTATTTTGAATATCTAAAATCTATTGCAGGTGATGATGTTGAATTATTAACTGATATTACAGAAGAAGAAAAGTGGAAATTAATAAATAAGGCAAAGATAATACTGCATTGTATGAGAAACGATAACATAAGTTTAGGAGTTGAAGAAGCTATGGCAGCGGGAGTTGTTCCAGTGGTATTTAGAGCTACTGGATCTTGGACTGATATAACGAAAGAGGGAAAATATGGTTTTTCATATACGAGCATAGATGAAGCTGCCAATATAATTTTAGATTTATTTAATGATGAAAATCTATTTAATAAGATGAGTAAACTATCTATCGAAAGAGCTGAAGAGTTTTCTTATGATACTTTTAAATCTAGATTATTCGATATACTTAAAAGTATTACATAA
- a CDS encoding glycosyltransferase family 2 protein: MEEIPIVVLNYNGLELLKKYLPSILETRYPYKEVVIVDNGSNDGSKEYVKSLGVRLISLDKNYGPAYARNIALKTFKSKFIAFLDNDVRTPPDWLDPLVETIILDDKIAAVQSLYTDWPYGEQPRLIPWFSTASALVRREEILKIGGFDEHYFFYWEDAELSWRLYRAGYKILMVPKSKVYHEAHGTFKKLPSPFTSYLTLRNQMLLLLTYYHLSQLLTMFPILYIIRFVQSFKGPNRLAQIKALLSLFKEVKYVATKRRYVKEISKQGNVFLQMLGDQVFGYEEFTSIRRAIIKRYLKTNIF, from the coding sequence ATGGAAGAAATACCTATAGTTGTTTTAAACTATAATGGACTTGAGCTGTTAAAGAAATATTTACCATCTATTTTGGAAACTAGATACCCTTACAAAGAAGTAGTGATAGTAGATAATGGATCAAATGATGGCAGTAAGGAGTATGTAAAATCTTTAGGTGTAAGGCTAATTTCCTTGGATAAAAATTATGGTCCTGCTTATGCAAGAAATATTGCGTTAAAAACTTTTAAAAGTAAATTTATAGCGTTTCTAGATAATGATGTGAGGACTCCGCCTGATTGGTTAGATCCATTAGTTGAAACTATTATATTAGACGATAAAATAGCAGCTGTACAAAGCTTATATACAGATTGGCCTTATGGCGAACAGCCTAGGTTAATTCCTTGGTTCTCTACAGCTTCAGCTTTAGTGAGAAGGGAAGAAATATTAAAAATAGGGGGGTTTGATGAACATTATTTCTTTTATTGGGAAGATGCAGAATTATCATGGAGATTATACAGAGCAGGTTATAAAATATTAATGGTTCCTAAATCTAAGGTATATCATGAGGCTCACGGTACTTTTAAGAAATTGCCGTCTCCTTTTACGTCTTATTTAACATTAAGAAATCAAATGTTACTTTTACTTACATACTATCATTTATCACAGTTATTAACTATGTTCCCAATTCTATATATTATTAGATTTGTTCAATCTTTCAAAGGCCCTAATAGGTTAGCGCAAATAAAAGCGCTTTTATCACTTTTTAAAGAAGTGAAATATGTTGCTACGAAGAGAAGATATGTAAAGGAGATAAGTAAACAAGGTAACGTATTTTTACAAATGTTAGGAGATCAAGTATTTGGATATGAAGAATTTACCTCAATAAGGCGAGCTATCATAAAAAGATATTTAAAAACTAATATATTTTAA
- a CDS encoding glycosyltransferase family 4 protein — protein sequence MEKREKIVHVIHSFYPIIGGIEKSIYEIALRQKEKYDITIITSSKVPKAELGLKVERLKSIRFFNMPDLTFPIQRSKILSDADIVHYHSQNSLFSVMLLNKNGNNVFTLMAINGLHNHPNKIIKLLSPLYLTIAMNKVLYYSKKLIVKNFGDLKILREKYKRDAYLVPEGVNEIFFSVPRSNTFIEKIGDEYIVYIGRLHKLKGVDVLIKASKLINSRIVFIGPGDISFYRKMAQKLGVDKKCIFLGYVNDLTKIQAIDSSSLVVIPSLSDYVEAFSITLSEAWSREKAVVGSNVGSLKFRVTNGVNGVLVPPGDHIRLANEVNKLLDDKKLAEKMGKEGRKEVVSWDDVVRLLDKVYWG from the coding sequence TTGGAGAAAAGAGAAAAAATAGTTCATGTAATACACTCATTTTATCCAATAATTGGAGGTATAGAAAAATCAATATATGAGATAGCTCTAAGGCAAAAAGAGAAATACGATATTACAATTATAACGTCTTCTAAAGTTCCAAAAGCTGAGCTAGGACTTAAAGTTGAAAGATTAAAAAGTATAAGATTTTTCAATATGCCAGATTTAACATTTCCAATACAGCGTAGTAAAATATTAAGCGATGCTGATATAGTACATTATCACTCTCAGAATTCCTTATTTTCTGTTATGTTACTTAATAAGAACGGCAATAACGTTTTTACTTTAATGGCTATAAACGGATTACATAATCATCCAAATAAAATAATAAAATTATTATCACCTCTATATTTAACTATTGCTATGAATAAAGTTTTATATTACTCAAAAAAATTAATAGTGAAAAATTTTGGCGATTTAAAAATATTACGAGAAAAATATAAGAGAGATGCATATCTAGTACCAGAGGGCGTAAATGAAATTTTCTTCTCTGTACCAAGATCCAATACATTTATCGAAAAAATAGGTGATGAGTATATAGTGTATATTGGAAGATTACACAAGTTAAAAGGAGTAGATGTGTTGATAAAAGCTTCAAAGCTAATAAATTCAAGAATAGTTTTTATAGGACCTGGTGACATTAGCTTTTATAGAAAAATGGCCCAAAAACTAGGCGTAGATAAAAAATGTATATTTTTAGGTTATGTGAATGATCTAACAAAAATACAAGCCATAGATTCCTCATCATTAGTAGTAATTCCTAGTCTCTCAGATTACGTTGAAGCATTTTCAATCACGCTAAGTGAAGCTTGGAGTAGAGAAAAAGCCGTAGTGGGAAGTAACGTAGGAAGTTTAAAGTTTAGAGTAACAAATGGAGTAAATGGGGTATTAGTACCTCCTGGTGATCATATAAGATTAGCTAATGAGGTTAATAAATTACTTGATGATAAAAAGTTAGCAGAAAAAATGGGTAAAGAAGGAAGAAAAGAAGTAGTAAGTTGGGATGATGTAGTTAGATTGTTAGATAAGGTTTATTGGGGGTAA
- a CDS encoding glycosyltransferase family 4 protein: MRIVQVAPFYHPIVGGVEKTVKKISEFLVKKGNEVIVVTYNRDRKHKANFAAIEEINGVKVIRVKPLIIWSHGSYSPSISTIVKSLNPDILHVHVWRHPHIFQLRNIDSIRILQPHSPFYMREQVGYITFIYYKLIDKIGKNAIKKYNIISMTPLEQEILHRKFSINSELIPNGVDDELFSVNSKGDNYYLYIGRIGKEKNILTMLRAYKLSRIARPLIIAGPDNGFVKEIIKYSETNNIHAKYLGEVSDKDKIDLLSKCRALINPSPYEGFGLTLLEAQAMGKPVIIVGHGGQEFAAPPGKSSIRAENDVESLAKAFIQMEDEVLYKKLSEGATTWAKNFRYSMILDKYLRFYKILLNKYYS; this comes from the coding sequence TTGAGAATAGTACAAGTAGCGCCATTCTATCATCCAATAGTAGGTGGAGTCGAAAAGACTGTTAAAAAGATTTCTGAATTTTTAGTAAAAAAAGGTAACGAAGTTATAGTTGTAACATATAATAGAGATAGAAAACATAAAGCTAATTTTGCAGCTATTGAAGAGATAAATGGAGTAAAAGTAATCAGAGTTAAACCCTTAATAATATGGTCTCACGGTAGCTACTCTCCATCTATCTCAACAATTGTAAAATCATTAAACCCAGATATACTTCATGTTCACGTGTGGAGACATCCTCATATCTTTCAATTAAGAAATATTGATAGTATAAGGATTTTGCAGCCACATTCACCATTTTATATGAGAGAACAAGTAGGATATATTACTTTTATCTATTATAAATTAATAGATAAAATAGGGAAAAACGCTATTAAAAAATATAATATTATAAGCATGACTCCATTAGAACAAGAAATATTACATAGAAAATTTAGTATCAATTCAGAACTTATTCCTAATGGTGTAGATGATGAATTGTTTTCTGTAAATTCTAAAGGAGATAACTACTATCTCTATATAGGAAGAATAGGTAAAGAAAAAAATATTTTAACTATGCTTAGAGCATATAAACTTTCTAGAATTGCTCGACCATTAATTATTGCAGGGCCAGATAATGGATTTGTGAAGGAAATTATCAAATATAGTGAGACTAATAATATACATGCTAAATATTTAGGAGAGGTATCAGATAAAGATAAAATAGATTTGCTATCAAAATGCAGGGCTTTAATTAATCCTAGCCCATATGAAGGATTTGGTTTAACATTGTTAGAAGCTCAAGCAATGGGTAAACCGGTAATAATTGTAGGTCATGGAGGTCAAGAATTTGCAGCTCCACCTGGTAAATCAAGTATAAGAGCTGAAAACGATGTCGAGAGTTTAGCTAAAGCTTTTATACAAATGGAAGATGAAGTTTTGTATAAGAAATTGTCTGAAGGAGCTACAACCTGGGCTAAAAATTTTAGATATAGTATGATTCTTGATAAATATTTGAGATTTTACAAAATTTTATTAAATAAATACTATTCTTAA
- a CDS encoding glycosyltransferase, which yields MLILLELGVLLVIIHFVEPIIYYLPLRNKQLEIQHPNSKFYNLSIIIPTYNEGERIRDKLINVIRSYPLDYMEIIIVDASNDNTIEIIKSMQIPKLKIIKESQRRGKIFAIKDGIKSATNNLVVITDADATWKDPLINAIAYLKDNIGAVSCIKYANTSIENSYRNFYNTIRIGESAIFSTPIFHGELTAFRKDILSPDELPNVGADDSTIATLISLKGYRAICVDKMRAIEIAPKGVDYITWKTRRGSHLVRHFIRFLPKVVKSNNKKFRKIFLQEFYLHLLNPWFLFIGSVVIAISNIYLFIGLISVSVILSLLNKKFREALKAWIPNQVFLIFSQFFALRGEVLAWRKEKK from the coding sequence ATGCTTATATTACTCGAGTTAGGAGTACTGTTAGTCATAATTCATTTTGTGGAACCTATTATATACTACTTACCATTAAGAAATAAACAATTAGAAATACAACATCCTAATAGTAAATTCTATAACTTGAGTATAATTATCCCTACATATAATGAAGGGGAAAGAATTAGAGATAAATTAATTAATGTAATTCGGAGTTACCCCTTAGATTACATGGAAATAATAATAGTAGATGCCAGTAATGATAATACAATAGAGATAATAAAGTCAATGCAAATTCCTAAGTTAAAAATAATAAAAGAGAGCCAAAGAAGAGGAAAGATTTTCGCTATAAAAGATGGCATAAAAAGTGCTACTAATAATCTTGTAGTTATTACTGATGCTGATGCTACATGGAAAGATCCTTTAATAAATGCAATAGCTTATTTGAAAGATAATATAGGTGCAGTAAGCTGTATAAAATACGCTAATACTAGTATTGAAAATTCATATAGAAATTTTTACAATACAATACGAATAGGAGAATCTGCAATTTTTTCTACACCGATATTTCACGGAGAATTAACCGCATTTAGAAAAGATATTTTATCACCAGATGAGTTACCTAATGTGGGAGCGGATGATAGTACTATTGCCACGCTAATTAGTTTAAAGGGATATAGGGCTATTTGTGTTGACAAAATGAGAGCTATTGAAATAGCGCCTAAAGGGGTAGATTACATTACATGGAAAACTAGAAGAGGGTCTCATTTAGTCAGACATTTTATCAGATTTTTACCTAAAGTAGTTAAATCCAATAATAAAAAGTTTAGGAAGATATTTTTACAAGAATTTTACTTGCATTTGCTAAATCCATGGTTTTTATTTATTGGATCAGTAGTTATAGCAATTTCTAATATCTACTTATTTATTGGTTTAATAAGTGTTTCCGTTATATTAAGTTTATTAAATAAGAAGTTCAGAGAGGCTTTAAAGGCGTGGATACCTAATCAAGTATTTCTAATTTTCTCACAATTCTTTGCTCTAAGAGGTGAAGTTTTAGCTTGGAGAAAAGAGAAAAAATAG
- a CDS encoding oligosaccharide flippase family protein, with translation MSDLEKLGKNLTLNYVNLLQGRFISHIIGFIGSILVIRILEPTDYGILSIAMSLPYTVSIFGNLGVNTAVTRFVAKYKEIDLKKAYSMIASGIIFDVIYGLLLSVIGYLLTPYIVTYIYNKPEIIPYSEFASFFTIPYWASSSIFSGILGLELTKHNSEMWIIHYSVQTILSVGLALSFLRVYGVIISYIIGYTAIVIYGIVILKRKSLLGKPSINTIKELVVFGFPLVLPSLGSSVSGIYTTSLVNRFLSIFEISNLTASSKLGTLFDTILNPLSYALQPTLSKLDKNKHDITKVTNELYKLNIILQLPILISVEYLAYQIIYILAGTQYTLAPLFLRLSLINPLITTAAGASIINSLLLFQGYSKLVARTNLINIIFYVLLLFFLLPNFSYIGYFISNWLGWIPGYIISLSFVKKNYNYKLPIKDVMKIYLVTSIFLLPVLFVNNIFSIVLDIFLVVISYKIYVKIKVINQQEINIILSVVQNSSLNSIAGILKKILS, from the coding sequence GTGTCTGACCTAGAAAAACTTGGAAAAAATCTAACATTAAATTATGTTAATTTGTTGCAAGGAAGATTTATTTCTCACATTATTGGATTTATAGGCTCAATCTTAGTAATTAGAATCCTTGAACCAACTGACTACGGTATATTAAGTATAGCTATGTCTTTACCATATACCGTGAGTATATTTGGTAATCTTGGAGTTAACACAGCAGTTACTCGATTTGTCGCCAAATACAAAGAAATTGATTTGAAAAAAGCTTATAGTATGATAGCTTCTGGAATAATTTTCGACGTAATCTATGGTCTTTTATTATCAGTTATAGGTTATTTACTGACACCATATATAGTCACATATATTTATAATAAACCAGAGATAATTCCTTATAGCGAATTTGCTAGCTTTTTTACAATTCCTTATTGGGCCTCAAGCTCTATATTTTCAGGAATTTTGGGATTAGAGCTTACTAAGCATAATAGTGAAATGTGGATAATACATTATTCTGTCCAAACGATTTTAAGTGTAGGTTTAGCATTAAGCTTTTTAAGAGTTTATGGGGTTATTATAAGTTATATAATAGGGTATACTGCAATAGTTATTTATGGCATCGTAATACTCAAGAGAAAATCACTTTTAGGTAAACCATCTATTAATACCATAAAAGAACTAGTAGTTTTCGGATTTCCCTTAGTTTTGCCTTCTTTAGGAAGCTCAGTTTCTGGAATATACACAACTTCTCTAGTAAATAGATTCCTTTCGATTTTCGAGATTTCCAATCTTACAGCATCATCTAAGTTAGGCACATTGTTTGATACGATTCTTAACCCATTATCTTACGCATTACAGCCTACGTTGTCTAAATTAGATAAAAATAAACATGATATAACTAAAGTAACTAATGAATTATATAAATTAAATATTATTTTACAATTGCCTATACTTATATCAGTTGAATATCTAGCTTATCAAATAATTTATATTCTTGCAGGTACTCAATATACTTTAGCTCCGTTGTTTTTAAGGTTATCATTAATAAATCCTTTAATTACCACTGCTGCTGGAGCTTCAATTATAAACTCCTTACTTTTATTTCAAGGTTATTCCAAATTAGTAGCTAGGACAAATTTGATAAACATAATATTTTATGTTCTTCTGCTTTTCTTTTTGCTTCCCAACTTTAGTTACATCGGATACTTCATTAGCAATTGGCTGGGATGGATTCCAGGATATATAATATCTCTCTCATTTGTTAAGAAGAATTATAACTACAAATTGCCGATAAAGGATGTAATGAAGATTTATTTGGTTACAAGTATATTTTTGCTTCCTGTTCTTTTTGTAAATAATATATTTAGTATAGTTCTCGATATATTTTTGGTTGTTATATCATATAAAATATACGTAAAAATCAAAGTAATAAATCAGCAAGAAATAAATATAATTTTATCTGTAGTTCAAAATTCATCTCTCAATTCTATAGCTGGTATTCTAAAGAAAATTCTTTCTTAA
- a CDS encoding glycosyltransferase family 2 protein, whose translation MVKLSIIVVNVKGKENLPRLISSLNRSTYKDFELIVVDDSNSISGNLKLIKITKDLGLAYCRNKGVEASSGKFLLFLDNDTELTEDALEKFISFIEKNPDSIVQLKLIRDDGRIDAAGGVIDELGYPFELFKGQDVKEVDETDYNILYAKGAAIGMSREIFSELNGFDNEYFYGYDETDICYRAIKRGKRIVYLSSATVLHHEHGSFSKYTKEREKRLVYYLESRRLYFIFKNFDSSFLIPRIHKIFFYFLGSILMDIIYRKKSHMALARIRALIWFISRINKIIIFRINNRRNFILNENYLMKKGLIIKHKDLIKKVSTLTNVRNFP comes from the coding sequence ATGGTTAAGCTTAGCATTATAGTTGTAAATGTTAAAGGAAAAGAAAATCTACCTAGATTAATATCTTCTCTAAATAGATCTACATATAAAGATTTTGAACTTATAGTAGTAGATGATAGCAATTCAATATCTGGAAATTTAAAATTGATTAAGATTACAAAAGATCTTGGTTTAGCATATTGCAGAAATAAGGGCGTAGAGGCTTCAAGTGGTAAGTTTTTATTATTTTTAGATAATGATACAGAGCTAACTGAAGATGCATTAGAGAAATTTATTAGTTTTATTGAAAAAAATCCTGATTCTATAGTTCAATTAAAACTGATAAGAGACGACGGAAGAATTGATGCTGCAGGTGGCGTAATAGATGAATTAGGATATCCATTTGAGTTATTTAAAGGTCAAGATGTGAAGGAAGTAGACGAAACAGATTATAATATACTTTATGCTAAAGGTGCTGCAATTGGAATGAGTAGAGAAATCTTTAGTGAGCTAAATGGTTTTGATAACGAGTATTTTTATGGTTATGATGAAACAGATATATGTTATAGAGCAATAAAGAGGGGTAAACGTATAGTGTATCTTTCTTCTGCAACAGTACTTCATCATGAGCATGGATCCTTCTCGAAATACACAAAAGAAAGGGAAAAAAGACTTGTATATTATCTAGAAAGTAGAAGATTATATTTTATCTTTAAAAATTTTGATTCTAGTTTTCTTATTCCTAGAATCCATAAAATATTTTTTTATTTTTTAGGAAGTATACTTATGGACATTATATATAGAAAGAAAAGCCACATGGCGTTAGCTAGAATAAGGGCGTTAATTTGGTTTATCTCCAGAATCAATAAAATAATTATTTTTAGAATAAATAATAGAAGAAATTTTATACTTAATGAAAATTATTTAATGAAAAAGGGCCTTATAATAAAGCATAAAGATTTAATTAAGAAAGTCTCTACTCTGACTAATGTTAGGAATTTTCCATGA
- a CDS encoding RNA-guided endonuclease InsQ/TnpB family protein, with product MPIVTFRFRAFTDEQTLRALKTQLKLACEIYNTLRWADIYFYQRDGKGLTQTELRQLALDLRKQDKEYKQLHSQVVQQIADRFYEARQRFFQELARFPKEKKVHKWYSLVYPQSGWKILSVREIRTGSRKNKKKLLVLSLSHLGIFKVIVHRDFPLDKVKRVVVKLTKSERVYISFVVEDYVFRQAPETSKVVAIDVGVEKLLTTSDGEYLPNFKFYEKALRKIKHLHKELCRKEFLSKNWFKAKVKLAKAYEHLANLKRDMYMKIGKYLSMNYDVVVMEDINVKQLVGKSLRKLRMRLHDVSFGELRDIIKYQIGKYGKKFVLVNPSNTSKTCAKCGYVREDLTLADRIFTCPKCGWIADRDYNASLNILRRSGWEPPLVPVELHPLPVLQYWQGGVMKQEASSFRRE from the coding sequence ATGCCCATCGTAACGTTTCGTTTTCGTGCCTTTACAGACGAGCAAACCTTGAGGGCGTTAAAAACCCAGTTGAAGTTAGCATGTGAGATATACAACACGTTACGATGGGCAGACATCTATTTCTACCAAAGAGATGGGAAGGGTCTAACACAAACAGAGTTAAGACAATTAGCCCTAGACTTGAGAAAACAAGACAAGGAGTACAAACAACTCCATTCACAAGTGGTACAACAAATAGCCGACCGCTTTTATGAAGCAAGACAGAGGTTCTTCCAAGAATTAGCACGTTTTCCTAAGGAAAAGAAAGTTCACAAGTGGTATTCTCTTGTCTATCCTCAAAGTGGTTGGAAAATACTATCCGTCAGAGAAATAAGGACTGGAAGTAGAAAGAATAAAAAGAAACTGCTTGTGCTAAGTTTGTCTCACTTAGGCATCTTCAAGGTCATTGTCCATAGAGACTTTCCCTTGGACAAGGTAAAGAGGGTGGTAGTTAAGCTAACGAAGTCTGAAAGAGTATACATATCATTTGTAGTGGAAGACTATGTGTTCCGGCAAGCCCCGGAAACAAGCAAGGTAGTGGCAATAGATGTTGGTGTAGAGAAGCTTCTAACAACTTCAGATGGTGAGTATTTACCCAACTTCAAGTTCTACGAGAAGGCACTCCGTAAGATTAAGCATTTGCACAAGGAATTGTGTAGGAAGGAGTTCCTTTCCAAGAATTGGTTTAAAGCCAAGGTTAAGTTAGCTAAGGCATATGAACATCTTGCTAATTTGAAGAGGGATATGTACATGAAGATAGGGAAGTACCTATCGATGAATTACGATGTTGTGGTAATGGAGGATATTAATGTTAAACAACTGGTTGGTAAGTCTCTCAGAAAGCTTAGGATGAGGTTACATGACGTATCGTTTGGTGAGCTAAGGGATATAATCAAATATCAGATAGGGAAGTATGGAAAGAAATTTGTGTTAGTTAATCCGTCAAACACGTCGAAGACATGTGCTAAATGCGGATATGTGAGGGAAGATCTAACTTTAGCTGACCGTATCTTTACTTGTCCTAAGTGCGGTTGGATAGCTGACCGTGACTATAATGCTTCTCTAAATATCTTGCGTAGGTCGGGGTGGGAGCCACCCTTAGTGCCTGTGGAGCTTCACCCTCTACCAGTACTTCAGTACTGGCAAGGTGGAGTTATGAAGCAGGAAGCTTCCTCCTTCAGGAGGGAGTAG
- a CDS encoding glycosyltransferase family 4 protein: MYKLLYINVGNPAVSGATTIVTELLSRLPMKGVKVDLIELLFKEDEGLLGRYPELNEKVNVIDIIRIPYSGNLAGRFIRYIYKNIILKRKIGNLIDNYDFIIGINTAKSIRMLYLEPFITFPLYKHYLNLIRITNIIDGTAWFIDSVKGLRESKRNKLNICLGSVLSKMVKTKYGIECEALDPPGGVDPNLVKDVTPFPENFDAIHLARQGFMKGTPEVIQIMKNLKKYGYKKFAIIGGQDYGFDINKYLDDKDIVYFGEILDKKRIYSILKSSKIFIYPTHVDSFGIVIAEALACGVPVIAYDLPAIRYYYGDCEAVKLVKEGDVEGMMSEALKIINNNEYYKSLAFKCISKYTWDKVAESFVQILHKFKKEFSLEYQL; the protein is encoded by the coding sequence ATGTATAAATTGCTTTATATTAATGTGGGAAATCCTGCTGTTTCTGGAGCAACAACGATTGTAACGGAATTATTATCACGACTACCCATGAAAGGAGTTAAAGTTGATTTAATAGAGTTACTCTTTAAAGAAGACGAGGGCTTATTAGGAAGATATCCAGAGCTTAATGAAAAAGTAAATGTCATAGATATTATTAGGATTCCCTATTCTGGTAATTTGGCTGGTAGATTTATTAGATATATATACAAAAATATTATATTAAAGCGAAAAATTGGGAACTTAATAGATAATTATGATTTTATCATAGGAATAAACACGGCTAAGAGTATAAGGATGCTTTATTTAGAACCTTTTATTACATTTCCATTATATAAACATTATCTCAATTTAATACGAATTACAAATATAATAGATGGAACTGCTTGGTTCATAGATTCAGTTAAGGGACTCAGAGAATCAAAGAGAAACAAATTAAATATATGTTTAGGTAGTGTACTAAGTAAAATGGTTAAGACTAAATACGGAATAGAATGTGAAGCCTTAGATCCACCTGGTGGTGTAGATCCGAATTTAGTTAAAGATGTAACTCCTTTCCCAGAAAATTTTGATGCTATACATCTAGCTAGACAAGGTTTTATGAAAGGGACACCAGAGGTAATACAGATTATGAAAAATCTAAAAAAATATGGTTATAAAAAATTTGCAATTATAGGAGGCCAAGATTATGGATTTGATATTAACAAATACTTAGATGATAAAGATATAGTCTATTTTGGTGAAATATTAGATAAAAAACGAATTTATTCCATTTTAAAGTCATCTAAAATCTTTATTTATCCTACTCATGTAGACTCATTCGGAATAGTTATTGCAGAAGCATTAGCTTGTGGCGTTCCGGTAATAGCATACGACTTACCAGCGATCAGATATTACTATGGAGATTGTGAAGCTGTAAAACTAGTGAAAGAAGGTGATGTAGAAGGAATGATGTCGGAAGCATTGAAAATTATTAACAATAATGAATATTATAAATCATTAGCCTTTAAATGCATATCTAAGTATACATGGGATAAGGTAGCTGAATCGTTTGTTCAGATCTTGCACAAATTTAAGAAAGAATTTTCTTTAGAATACCAGCTATAG